The Thalassospira lucentensis genome segment ATCTGGGAAAACGGGTTGATGCTGTTGTCGATGCCTGGGCTGATGAATATGACAACCATCCCGGTTTCTGGAATGTGGATGATGTCGCCTGGGTGAAAGTCCGCATCCTCGATGTAGCTGCCAGAACGTTCGAGGTTCTGGACCAATGAGTGACATTGCAGACATCAATGGTGAAGAGGAAAAGGCACCCGCGATCTGGGGCATCGTGTTGGAATATGTGATCGCCGTTGTTTGCTTCATCGGCGACGATATTGGTTTGTATTCATTGCCAGATGGAAATGGCTGGAATTTTTTGGATCTGCTGATCCTTTATGTCGGCTGCGGGTGTTTTATGGGTGTTGGCCATAAAATCTCCTTGCGAATTGTTCCTCACCAGAGTGTTGAAGGCCAGTTGCGTAAAATTGGCCGCGTCCTGCTTATGCTCGTCGGATTTGCTTCTGGCATGTTGTCCACACTTGCCGTTGAAGCGGAATACCTGAAATCAGGTGTGGCGATATGATCCCTGACCTCAAACTAATTTCAGAAATCAACTGTTATGTACTTGAGCCTGTCCCCGGCGACAGTATCTCCAAATCCGTCGTCGGTGAGGGATGGTTCAGTCCTGATCGTAAGCTTCATGCGTTGTTTCTGGACCTGCTGTCTGGCAATGCCTTCGTCTGGCGCCGTGAAAATCTGGGCATAACGTACGAGTATCCTTATGGTCGTCAGATCATCCCGGGCTGGAAACTCCAGATGCCGATCCCTGATTTTCTTGCCGCTGTCAAAGACAGGGGCCCAACCGGTAGCGAGATCGATCACTGGCTGGCAAAGCTTCAGACATTCAACCCGGGCTGGAGCGTTCAATGCTCGGCACAGCAAGCCAAATGGTCGCTGATCAATCACCTGAAGGGGGACTATCAGGATCGTACCGCGAAATGGGTTGAAATCTGTTTCGGGCCTGAAGATGGCGTGGATGTTCGCGAACGTGCCAATCGCTTCATGGAAGAAGCGATTGAGCTGTTTCAGGCTGCGGGCGGGACTGAAAATGATGTTCGGGAACTTGCAGGTCATGTCTTCAGCAAGCCCGTCGGAGATCCTGAACAGGAGACCGGCGGGGTGTTGCTGACACTCTCGGCCCTGTCCAATGCCCAGAAAATTGACATGTTGGCGGCGGGCGAGAATGAACTCGATCGCGTGTGGACTATTTTTCCACGCATCCGGGCAAAACATGCCAGTGCCATAAAAGGTTCTCCTCTGCCGGGCAAATTACCGGAGGAGTCCTGATGGCCGTTATTCGCAAATCTCAGCCAGTACCGTCCGAACCAGAAGCGCGTAAGCTGTCCGAACATGATCTGTTGTGTGAGCTCGGGCGAAAATGGTTATTGCGGGCGCATTCTGCCCGTGGACCGGGCTGTATCGTCGCCTTGCGCGAGATGAGCACCATTTACGGGGGGGAACGTCCAGACGCCCTTGGGTGGCGCGCAGGCGGACCCTGGGCAGGCTCTTACCTGGTTGAAGTGAAAACCAGCCGATCGGATTTTCTGAGCGACCGGAGCAAGCCGTTTCGTCAGACGCCCGAAACAGGTGTCGGAAACTGGCGGTTTTATCTATGTCCAAAAGGGCTGATCTCGATTGAGGATCTGCCGGAAGGGTGGGGGCTTCTGTGGACCACCAGAAGCGGGCAGATCAAGCCAGTTTGTTTTCCGCATATTGACAGACACTTGCACTGGCAAGAACGAGACAAGGCCGTCGATGCCTGTCGATTTACCTGCAATCGCGAACAGGAAATCACGCTGTTTCTGTCAGCACTTCGCTCGGATACAGATCCTCAGGCAGCACTTGATCAGCGTCGGGAGGCGCGACAGATCGCCGGGGGCATCCAGGCCCTGCTCGATGAGGAGCGCGAAAGACATCAGCACACCAGAAACCGGATGGCCGAACTGGTTTCACGCAATCTGAAACTGGAAGCTGAACTCGCCACTGTGATGGAGGTGAAACATGACTGATCAGACGCCAATCGAACCGGATCAGATGTCCGCACCATTTTCCGCCAAGATCATTCATCTCGCGGATGTCAGCATTGAGCATGGTCGATCCCGGCGTCAGAGGGGATGCCGGCATCACAATCTGACCTATGACATACCGGAACGCAGAATCTGGTGCCGGGCCTGCGAGATGACCATTGAAGGTTTTGATGCCTTCATGGTTCTGGTTCGGAACTATCAGCTGATGATCGGTGATTATCAGCGCCGGAAAGCCGATCTCGATGATGCCATCAAATGCAATATTCGCCGGATTGCAGCAAGAAATCTGGAAAAGGGCTGGAACAGCCGCCGGAATGTGCCGGCATGCCCGCATTGTTCGCGTGGTCTCTTGCCTGAAGACTTTGAAAAAGGATCCCGCCTGGTGTCTCTCGACATCGAACGCGCCAAGCGGAAAAGAGAAAAAGACACATAACCGGTTTGGGGGCAGGTCACGGCAGGCGGACCTGTTGCATGTGAAAGCCCCATGGCTTGCCCCTGAAGCTTTAACTGGGAAGGATTGATCATGGCTGCTGTTCGTTCTTCAGGTGTCGACTGGACACACTATTCCGGCAATGCCTGGATCGGCTGTACGGAGGCCGGACCGGGCTGTTCCGCATGTTATGCGCGCGCCATGATGGCCGACAGACTTCGGCGGGTGGAATGGGGCCCGGGTAAAGCCCGACTTCAGGTAAAGGGCTTTGCCCAGAAAGTGCGCAAAGCGAACCGGGAATCCCTGAAGGCTGGTGAGCGCAGGCGCTTCTTTATCAACCCCCATGCGGATCTGTTTGATAATGAAGTGCCCAATAACTGGCGCCACGAAGTATTTGAGATCATGAAGGCCGCCGGCACACTTGATTTCATTCTGGTGACGAAACGCATTGGCAATGCCGCCAGGATGCTGCCTGATGACTGGGGGTACGGCTATACGAATGCCTGGCTGATGGCGACAATGGTCAATCAGCGGGAAGTCGATCGCGACATGCCCAAGCTGGAGCGAATTCCGGCGATCGTCAAAGGGCTGTCAATCGAACCGATCCTCGGCGAAATCGACCTGTCAGCATATCTGCATCTGCTTGACTGGGTGATCATAGGCGGGCAAAGCGCGCAGATCGGCGGCGCAGCTCCTGTCAAAGCAGAGCATCGCTGGGTGCGTAAACTGATTGATCAGTGCCTTGCTGCAGGTGTTGCCGTCTATTTCAAGCAATGGGGAACAGGCGATGGTATCCGCGGCGGCCATCTGATTGATGGTGCGGAAATCCGGCAATTCCCTTTGAGAGGAATCCGCAGATGCCTGGGCTGTGGCTGTCATGATCTGCATGCCTGCATCAGTCCGGCCGGAAATTGTCATTGGTCGACCGAAACGCAGTGCAGCGTGTGTCAGATGCGCGCCATGATGGCTGGTTGAAAATTCAAGTACTCTTTGAAGGTTTACATTGATGAAATTCGGAAAAGTTCTGCTGATGATATCCGCAATCACCGCTCCAGGCGCTGCCATAAGCCAGACCTGGGAAGGACAGGAACCGCAAAAGACGGTTCGATCCGAAACCGTCCCGGCTGCCAAGGAAATGCGAAAAAGCGGTACGGATCTATGGGGATTGCTGGCCCAGAACT includes the following:
- a CDS encoding DUF5131 family protein → MAAVRSSGVDWTHYSGNAWIGCTEAGPGCSACYARAMMADRLRRVEWGPGKARLQVKGFAQKVRKANRESLKAGERRRFFINPHADLFDNEVPNNWRHEVFEIMKAAGTLDFILVTKRIGNAARMLPDDWGYGYTNAWLMATMVNQREVDRDMPKLERIPAIVKGLSIEPILGEIDLSAYLHLLDWVIIGGQSAQIGGAAPVKAEHRWVRKLIDQCLAAGVAVYFKQWGTGDGIRGGHLIDGAEIRQFPLRGIRRCLGCGCHDLHACISPAGNCHWSTETQCSVCQMRAMMAG